The following are from one region of the Natronomonas marina genome:
- a CDS encoding TATA-box-binding protein: MSMTAESIQVENVVASSDIGQELDLETLSGDLGATDYDPDNFPGLVYRMHDPKAAALIFRSGKVVCTGANSVDDVTTALNHVFDELRKLGVDVVASPEIEIQNIVSSGDLDHTLNLNAIAIGLGLESVEYEPEQFPGLVYRLDDPDVVALLFGSGKLVITGGTQLDDAEKALVNIEDRLNDLGLLS; encoded by the coding sequence ATGAGTATGACAGCGGAGTCAATTCAAGTCGAGAACGTCGTTGCCTCATCCGATATCGGTCAAGAACTCGACCTCGAAACGCTCTCTGGAGACTTAGGAGCGACCGACTACGATCCCGATAACTTCCCGGGACTCGTCTATCGGATGCACGATCCCAAAGCTGCAGCACTCATATTCCGCTCGGGAAAAGTCGTCTGTACGGGAGCAAACAGCGTTGACGACGTGACGACTGCGCTTAACCACGTTTTCGACGAACTCCGCAAGTTGGGGGTCGATGTCGTAGCCTCGCCAGAGATTGAAATTCAGAATATTGTCTCAAGTGGGGATCTCGACCACACCCTCAATTTGAACGCCATCGCGATCGGTCTGGGCCTCGAAAGCGTCGAATACGAACCTGAACAGTTCCCGGGGCTTGTCTACCGACTCGATGACCCGGACGTGGTCGCACTCCTCTTTGGAAGTGGGAAACTCGTCATCACTGGTGGAACACAACTCGATGACGCTGAAAAAGCCCTGGTAAACATCGAAGATCGACTCAACGATCTTGGATTACTGAGCTAA
- a CDS encoding PadR family transcriptional regulator yields MHDLTGFQRDLLYVIAGLDEPHGLAIKEELEDYYEKEIHHGRLYPNLDTLVEKGLVEKGEKDRRTNVYTLTRRGRREIEARREWEYQYVEPAESAPA; encoded by the coding sequence ATGCACGACCTGACCGGATTCCAACGGGACCTCCTGTACGTGATTGCTGGCCTTGATGAGCCCCACGGCCTCGCCATCAAGGAGGAACTCGAAGACTACTACGAGAAAGAGATCCATCACGGCCGACTCTACCCGAACCTCGACACGCTTGTTGAGAAGGGACTCGTCGAGAAAGGCGAGAAAGACCGGCGAACGAACGTCTATACGCTCACCCGTCGTGGCCGTCGTGAAATTGAGGCTCGACGCGAGTGGGAGTACCAGTACGTCGAACCCGCAGAGTCCGCTCCTGCATAG
- a CDS encoding DUF1931 domain-containing protein — translation MTDLIVKSAVKEALNDHNVSADFYEALDDEVTEVLEDAARRAEENDRKTVQPRDL, via the coding sequence ATGACAGACCTGATCGTCAAATCGGCCGTAAAAGAAGCGCTCAATGACCACAACGTCTCGGCGGATTTCTACGAAGCACTGGACGACGAAGTAACTGAAGTGCTCGAAGATGCAGCCCGGCGTGCCGAGGAAAACGATCGGAAAACTGTCCAGCCCCGCGACCTCTAG